In the genome of Magnolia sinica isolate HGM2019 chromosome 2, MsV1, whole genome shotgun sequence, one region contains:
- the LOC131235727 gene encoding wax ester synthase/diacylglycerol acyltransferase 4-like, with amino-acid sequence MASNQSTNPFLAEEEFQPASPSSEYLNSSILSLTILAIFESEIPIDDSATITLLRDQFLPINTRFSSILVRDDKGRQGWKRVHVRLEDHVKVPCFPTGLPPNAYDGYVQDYLSKIALDQLPKNRPLWEIHMIKYPTSDAPGTIVFKLHHALGDGFSLMGALFSCLKRADNPSLPLTFPSYSSKMGSERSRGMILHMCNKISNIVAGCWYTASDFVSSVLHSTLLEDDRTVIRSGTPQVEFEPISISTVTFSLDRVREIKSNIAGTVNDVVVGVIFHAIQLYKKKMVGDRSDGGERMTALVLLNTRMINGYQSVNDMLSQKTWGNHFTFLPMPIPCCKDTGNENPLTFINKAKKTIKRKKNSLAVYLTGRLLDTLRRIRGPKAVSHYTHSTLKNTSITISHMVGPLEKLAIGGHPVKGLYFTVVGVPQSLVLTIVSYMRNLSVMVAAEKGFINSQLFVSCMQEAYHNIYREACGIEMTESK; translated from the exons ATGGCTTCAAATCAATCAACCAATCCATTCCTTGCAGAAGAAGAGTTCCAACCAGCAAGCCCTTCTTCAGAATACCTCAACAGCTCAATCCTCTCTCTCACCATTCTCGCCATCTTTGAATCGGAAATACCCATTGACGATTCTGCCACCATCACATTACTCAGGGACCAGTTCCTACCGATCAACACGCGCTTCTCTTCTATTCTTGTTAGGGATGACAAGGGTCGCCAGGGATGGAAGAGAGTCCATGTTAGGCTCGAAGATCATGTAAAAGTACCGTGCTTCCCAACAGGATTACCGCCCAATGCCTACGATGGTTACGTACAAGATTACTTATCAAAGATAGCATTGGACCAGCTTCCCAAGAACCGTCCGTTGTGGGAAATCCACATGATCAAGTACCCCACAAGCGATGCACCAGGGACCATAGTGTTCAAGCTGCACCATGCACTTGGAGATGGATTCTCTCTAATGGGTGCTTTGTTTTCTTGCCTTAAGAGAGCCGACAATCCATCTCTTCCTCTCACCTTCCCTTCTTATTCATCTAAGATGGGATCGGAGAGATCACGTGGGATGATCCTCCACATGTGCAACAAAATTTCCAACATTGTTGCCGGTTGTTGGTACACGGCTTCCGATTTCGTTTCAAGCGTTCTGCATAGTACTTTGTTGGAAGACGATCGGACGGTCATCCGCTCTGGAACGCCCCAAGTCGAGTTTGAGCCGatttccatctcaaccgttaccTTCTCCCTCGATCGTGTGCGCGAAATTAAGTCCAACATTGCAGGA ACAGTGAATGATGTAGTGGTTGGGGTAATATTCCACGCAATCCAGTTAtacaagaagaagatggtgggtgaCAGAAGCGATGGAGGAGAACGTATGACAGCATTGGTATTGCTGAACACGAGGATGATCAACGGTTACCAGAGCGTCAATGACATGTTAAGTCAGAAGACGTGGGGCAACCATTTCACCTTTCTGCCCATGCCTATCCCTTGTTGCAAGGATACAGGCAATGAAAATCCCTTGACATTCATCAACAAAGCCAAGAAAACCATCAAGAGAAAGAAAAACTCACTGGCCGTTTATCTCACTGGTAGACTACTAGACACGTTGAGAAGGATTCGAGGCCCCAAG GCCGTTTCTCACTACACCCACTCAACCCTAAAGAACACAAGCATTACGATTTCTCACATGGTGGGCCCCCTGGAGAAACTGGCGATAGGAGGGCATCCGGTGAAGGGCCTCTACTTCACTGTGGTGGGTGTCCCTCAG AGTTTGGTTCTGACGATAGTGAGTTACATGAGGAATTTGAGTGTTATGGTAGCAGCTGAAAAAGGATTTATAAACTCCCAACTGTTCGTGTCTTGCATGCAAGAAGCTTACCACAACATCTACAGGGAAGCTTGTGGCATTGAAATGACTGAATCGAAATGa